From Coffea arabica cultivar ET-39 chromosome 2e, Coffea Arabica ET-39 HiFi, whole genome shotgun sequence, the proteins below share one genomic window:
- the LOC113729381 gene encoding uncharacterized protein, giving the protein MANRTIDSFFKKRRLEPSGSGEIPCPLRDSSPKHQTKKFCRAESLEFDISSIERDLGKRKSIWEYLEHQRDEVRRAYIKFGPYQPELPIESMVVDKKGRHFLFSWLQLQVSIDAAKWCAFQAVAFRGHDESLDSNNRGNFIELIKHVSSYNEKVAAVVLDNAPQNASYTSPTIQKEILSIWSIKIQKHIREEISDSKFSILVDEAQDRSKREQMAIVLRFVDKQGYIRERFFDIVHVHETNSLTLKKEICDVLSLHNLSVQNIRGQGYDGASNMRGEWNGLQALFIQECPYAYYIHCFAHRLQLTLVATSQEVIPVEQFFTNLSLLINLVSSSCKRVDQLRVARAARIAELIAIDELETGRGQNQMGTLKRPGTTRWGSHFSSICSLFTEYEDICSVLIDVINYGNTSTQRSEANRVYDFMTSFDFVLVMHMMRDILGFAQVLSQALQCKSQDILNALKLVSVTKDRLQSYRDNGWNELFTNVKTFCDARNIEMPDMNVIYKAGRGRIRKQNDPITMEHHYRIDVFLATVDSQILEMKNRFKEDVIELLILSSALHPKENF; this is encoded by the exons ATGGCCAACAGGACAATTGattcttttttcaagaaaagacgTCTAGAACCAAGTGGAAGTGGTGAAATTCCTTGTCCTCTTCGTGATTCTTCTCCTAAGcatcaaacaaagaaattttgTAGAGCTGAATCATTAGAGTTTGATATTTCATCCATAGAACGTGAtcttggaaagagaaaatcCATTTGGGAATATCTAGAGCATCAAAGGGATGAGGTACGGAGAGCATATATTAAGTTTGGGCCATACCAACCTGAGCTTCCGATTGAATCAATGGTTGTTGACAAGAAGGGCCGacatttccttttctcttg GTTGCAACTTCAAGTTTCCATAGATGCTGCAAAATGGTGTGCATTTCAAGCGGTGGCTTTTAGGGGTCATGATGAAAGTTTAGATTCTAACAATCGAGGAAATTTTATTGAGTTGATCAAGCATGTGTCTTCTTATAATGAAAAAGTGGCTGCTGTGGTTCTTGATAATGCTCCTCAAAATGCATCTTATACTTCTCCTACGATCCAAAAGGAGATATTGTCCATTTGGTCGATCAAGATACAAAAGCATATTCGAGAGGAGATTagtgattcaaaattttctatacTTGTTGATGAGGCTCAAGATAGATCAAAAAGAGAGCAAATGGCTATTGTTCTTAGATTTGTGGACAAGCAAGGCTATATTCGAGAGAGATTTTTTGACATTGTTCATGTGCACGAAACCAATTCCTTGACTTTGAAGAAGGAGATATGTGATGTCCTTTCTCTCCATAATCTTAGTGTGCAAAACATTCGTGGCCAAGGATATGATGGAGCTAGTAACATGCGTGGAGAATGGAATGGACTGCAAGCATTATTTATTCAGGAGTGCCCCTATGCATATTATATTCACTGTTTTGCTCATCGACTGCAATTAACATTGGTAGCAACATCTCAAGAGGTAATTCCTGTGGAACAATTCTTTACAAACTTATCTCTTCTTATAAATTTAGTTTCATCTTCTTGCAAACGGGTGGACCAACTTAGAGTTGCTAGAGCTGCTAGAATTGCTGAATTGATTGCTATTGATGAACTTGAGACTGGTAGGGGTCAGAATCAGATGGGTACCTTAAAACGGCCAGGGACTACAAGATGGGGGTCTCATTTTAGTTCTATCTGTAGCTTATTCACAGAATATGAAGACATTTGCTCTGTCCTAATTGATGTTATCAATTATGGAAATACATCAACTCAAAGAAGTGAAGCTAACAGAGTTTATGATTTCATGACATCCTTTGATTTTGTTCTTGTTATGCATATGATGAGGGACATTTTAGGATTTGCACAAGTACTTTCTCAAGCTTTACAATGCAAATCTCAAGATATTTTGAATGCCCTTAAATTGGTTTCAGTAACAAAGGATCGACTTCAAAGTTACAGAGATAATGGATGGAATGAATTGTTCACCAATGTAAAGACATTTTGTGATGCACGAAATATAGAGATGCCTGATATGAATGTCATTTATAAAGCAGGTCGAGGAAGAATTCGAAAACAAAATGATCCAATTACCATGGAGCATCACTACAGGATTGATGTGTTTTTGGCAACGGTTGATTCTCAAATACTTGAAATGAAGAATAGGTTTAAGGAAGATGTAATAGAGTTGCTTATTCTTAGTTCAGCATTGCACCCCAAAGAAAATTTTTAG
- the LOC113729383 gene encoding acetylajmalan esterase-like codes for MAGFMNVEKAGELGRLYHLDKIYQLGDSISDTGNLVLESPHGSGFLFTRPPYGETTFGKPTGRCSNGLLMVDYFATAFGLPYLEPYKKAHANFKHGVNFAVAGATALSEEALKAKNITNPATNSSLSVQLEWMASHFNSTCHTKEGCWKMLRNALFFVGEIGGNDYNYGFVQRKTLDELTGLVPDVVQSITDAVRRVIGFGARRVIIPGNFPIGCLPIYLSSFHTNNSAAYDEKHCLKDLNNFAEIHNEVLKASINVLKKEYPYVDIVYGDYYNAYLWLLSHAKRLRFDRNSLQKACCGSGSGPYNFDPRKMCGAEGVSACPNPDKYISWDGIHSTQRSYKYITGYLLRSILPQMRMFHL; via the exons ATGGCCGGTTTTATGAATGTTGAAAAAGCAGGTGAACTGGGAAGGCTGTATCACCTTGACAAGATATATCAGCTCGGTGACTCAATTTCTGATACTGGAAACCTTGTTTTAGAGAGTCCCCATGGCAGTGGTTTCTTGTTCACTAGACCCCCTTATGGCGAGACAACGTTTGGAAAACCTACTGGTCGATGTTCTAATGGGCTCCTCATGGTTGACTATTTCG CAACAGCATTTGGTCTTCCATACCTCGAACCTTACAAGAAAGCTCATGCAAACTTCAAACATGGGGTAAACTTTGCTGTTGCTGGAGCTACTGCTCTATCAGAAGAGGCATTGAAAGCTAAAAACATTACAAATCCAGCAACCAATAGTTCCCTTAGCGTGCAATTGGAATGGATGGCTTCCCACTTCAACTCCACTTGTCACACCAAAGAAG GATGTTGGAAAATGCTCAGAAATGCCCTTTTCTTTGTTGGTGAGATTGGAGGCAATGACTATAACTATGGCTTCGTTCAAAGAAAAACCTTGGACGAGTTAACTGGTTTAGTGCCAGATGTTGTCCAAAGTATTACAGATGCTGTTCGG AGAGTCATTGGTTTTGGGGCAAGACGAGTTATTATCCCTGGTAACTTCCCAATTGGTTGTCTACCAATTTATCTCAGTAGCTTCCACACCAATAACTCAGCAGCATATGATGAAAAACACTGTCTCAAGGACTTAAACAACTTCGCTGAAATTCACAATGAAGTTCTAAAAGCATCAATCAACGTGTTGAAGAAAGAATATCCCTATGTCGACATTGTCTATGGTGACTACTACAACGCCTACTTGTGGCTCCTGTCTCATGCCAAGCGTCTAC GATTTGATAGAAATTCTTTACAAAAGGCTTGTTGTGGAAGTGGATCAGGGCCATACAATTTTGATCCTCGAAAGATGTGTGGGGCGGAAGGAGTTTCTGCATGTCCTAACCCTGATAAATACATAAGCTGGGATGGAATTCATTCAACACAACGATCATATAAGTACATTACAGGATATTTGTTGCGCTCCATCTTGCCTCAAATGAGGATGTTTCATCTTTGA
- the LOC140036433 gene encoding uncharacterized protein gives MVQHLGRDPSDHDPLLLSVATRLDNKPRPFRFLNVWTTHPGLLRVIKDCWAQPVNGSPLQVLVSRLRNVKNTLKQWSRTTFGDIFEGAYSAERVVAEAETEYDLDPTEQRQSELDHARAQLRRALVVDEGFWKQTAPVKWLLVGDRNTKYFHSLVTEKRRRAVIHRVRGAAGEWIEGESQIGEAAVGFFQELFTAEGGLPSHTGLEVIPKLETEQDNSRLTDVPSLTEVKNIVFAMDGRAQQARTGLQGNSLPLLGRWWHLIYTGQSSAFSVGLNYLEVSRLPRLCCCPRWRILKISRSFGRSVYATLLTKSSPNYYRQVVHTAFSSRHGVYGKEIPFLRPYSLLELRCCLEPQCATHTEGLYLFRVPPRCPIVTHLAFADDVIIFSNGGRWSLRLIKRVLQDYSVASGQQLNPQKSCFLTHPRAPSQRVVVSSQVLRYNRRAFPIRYFGCPLYAGRSKKVYYADTYNAVATRILSWKNQILSPGGRVVLIQSVLASMPIHLLAAASPPKRMLVALEKLFAKFLWGYSDSRDKFHWMRWADLCRPRDERGVGLQGLKQGSQAWRRMVTIQRFGEDNITWVIREGALEFWHDNWMGSGALYDKMEVFHDHSVADFVDRRAWNVDMLCQFLDGELVKQVLELDPPPGRGNDRMVWALTNSGVFSTALAYSLIRDSGSSSWLFGRIWQQGLQSRCWCCQNPQEEDLNHVFCSGEGARLVWHHFENTTGEFNGVHTVRHMVWSCWLRRGTNVYVKFVQNILPSVVCWVLWKARNEGVFEGRKIRVGVIVNRIIQLQHDYLQSRFLGVQCSAPTWEGMLRELGSHQRRIVIKPVYWATPREGYKLNSDGCSRGNPGRSGGVGLCGIVEEILCSATRSTSES, from the exons ATGGTGCAACATTTAGGCCGTGACCCGTCGGATCATGATCCTCTATTGCTGTCGGTGGCTACTAGACTAGACAACAAGCCGAGGCCGTTTCGTTTCTTAAACGTCTGGACCACTCATCCTGGTTTATTAAGGGTTATCAAGGATTGTTGGGCTCAACCAGTCAATGGCTCTCCTTTGCAAGTATTGGTCTCGAGATTGAGGAATGTTAAAAATACCCTTAAGCAATGGTCTAGGACGACATTCGGGGATATTTTTGAGGGGGCCTATAGTGCAGAGCGTGTGGTAGCCGAGGCTGAGACGGAGTACGACCTGGATCCGACAGAGCAACGGCAGAGCGAGTTAGATCATGCTCGGGCTCAGTTGAGACGTGCGCTTGTAGTTGATGAAGGTTTTTGGAAACAAACGGCGCCGGTTAAGTGGCTTTTGGTCGGAGATAGGAACACCAAATACTTCCACTCTTTGGTTACGGAAAAGAGACGTAGGGCGGTAATTCATCGAGTTAGGGGTGCCGCTGGAGAGTGGATCGAAGGGGAGTCCCAGATTGGGGAGGCAGCGGTGGGATTCTTTCAGGAGCTGTTCACGGCAGAGGGAGGCCTACCCTCCCATACCGGTCTGGAGGTAATACCCAAATTGGAAACGGAACAGGACAACTCACGGTTAACGGACGTTCCATCTCTTACAGAAGTTAAGAATATAGTCTTTGCTATGGATGGGAGAGCGCAGCAGGCCCGGACGGGTTTACAGGGAAATTCTTTACCTTTGCTTGGGAGGTGGTGGCATCTAATATATACCGGGCAATCATCAGCTTTTTCTGTAGGGCTGAACTACCTAGAAGTATCACGACTACCTCGATTGTGTTGTTGCCCAAGGTGGAGAATCCTCAAGATTTCACGCAGTTTCGGCCGATCAGTCTATGCAACTTTACTAacaaaatcatctccaaattatTATCGACAAG TGGTCCACACGGCTTTTTCAAGTCGTCACGGGGTTTACGGCAAGGAGATCCCATTTCTCCGGCCTTATTCGTTATTGGAGCTGAGGTGTTGTCTCGAGCCTCAATGCGCTACCCACACAGAGGGGCTTTACTTATTTAGAGTACCTCCTCGGTGTCCTATAGTTACGCATTTGGCATTCGCCGATGACGTGATTATCTTTTCAAATGGGGGCAGGTGGTCTCTACGATTGATCAAACGGGTTCTGCAGGATTATAGTGTGGCTTCAGGTCAGCAGCTCAACCCTCAGAAGAGTTGTTTCCTTACTCATCCACGGGCTCCCTCTCAAAGGGTAGTGGTTTCTAGTCAGGTACTAAGGTATAATAGACGGGCTTTTCCGATAAGGTACTTTGGTTGCCCTTTGTATGCTGGAAGGAGCAAGAAGGTTTACTATGCGGATACATACAATGCAGTGGCGACCCGGATTTTATCTTGGAAGAACCAGATTTTGTCGCCAGGGGGCAGGGTGGTGTTGATTCAGAGCGTGCTTGCCTCTATGCCAATTCATTTGCTGGCAGCTGCGTCTCCTCCAAAGAGGATGTTGGTGGCACTGGAGAAATTGTTTGCCAAGTTCTTATGGGGGTATTCTGATTCGAGGGACAAGTTCCACTGGATGCGTTGGGCAGATTTGTGTCGGCCGAGGGATGAACGGGGAGTGGGTCTGCAAGGGTTGAAGCAG GGATCCCAGGCTTGGCGGAGGATGGTCACGATACAGCGTTTTGGGGAGGACAATATTACCTGGGTAATTCGTGAGGGTGCATTGGAATTTTGGCATGACAATTGGATGGGGTCAGGTGCGCTTTACGACAAGATGGAGGTCTTCCATGATCATTCGGTGGCTGATTTTGTCGATCGGAGGGCCTGGAATGTGGACATGCTCTGTCAATTCTTGGATGGAGAATTGGTCAAACAGGTTTTGGAGCTTGACCCTCCTCCCGGTAGGGGCAATGATAGAATGGTGTGGGCGCTTACAAACTCGGGTGTCTTTTCCACTGCATTGGCTTATTCACTGATCCGTGATTCCGGTAGCAGCTCTTGGCTCTTTGGCCGTATATGGCAGCAGGGTCTCCAgtcaag ATGCTGGTGTTGTCAGAACCCCCAGGAGGAGGACTTGAATCATGTATTTTGCTCAGGCGAGGGGGCACGATTGGTCTGGCATCATTTCGAGAATACTACTGGTGAGTTTAATGGGGTACATACGGTGCGTCACATGGTGTGGTCTTGCTGGTTAAGGAGGGGGACTAATGTCTATGTAAAGTTTGTGCAGAATATACTTCCTTCGGTGGTATGCTGGGTTTTGTGGAAGGCTAGGAATGAGGGTGTGTTTGAAGGTCGGAAGATAAGGGTCGGGGTTATAGTGAATCGGATTATCCAGCTTCAGCATGATTACCTTCAGTCACGGTTCCTGGGGGTACAGTGTTCTGCCCCCACATGGGAAGGGATGCTTCGCGAGCTGGGTAGTCATCAAAGACGGATAGTTATTAAGCCAGTATACTGGGCAACTCCACGAGAAGGATATAAGTTGAATTCAGATGGATGCTCTCGAGGGAACCCAGGAAGGAGTGGGGGGGTGGGCTTGTGCGGGATAGTCGAGGAAATTTTGTGTTCGGCTACGCGGAGCACTTCGGAGTCATAA
- the LOC113729384 gene encoding GDSL esterase/lipase At5g03980-like: MAGFMNVEKAGELGRLYHLDKIYQLGDSISDTGNLVLESPHGSGFLFTRPPYGETTFGKPTGRCSNGLLMVDYFATAFGLPYLEPYKKAHANFKHGVNFAVAGATALSEEALKAKNITNPATNSSLSVQLEWMASHFNSTCHAKEGCWNMLRSALFFVGEIGGNDYNYGFVQRKTLDELTGLVPDVVQSITDAVRRVIGFGARRVIVPGNFPIGCLPIYLSSFHTNNSAAYDEKHCLKDLNNFAEIHNEVLKASINVLKKEYPYVDIVYGDYYNAYLWLLSHARRLRFDRNSLQKACCGSGSGPYNFDPRKMCGAEGVSACPNPDKYISWDGIHSTQRSYKYITGYLLRSILPQMRMFHL, translated from the exons ATGGCCGGTTTTATGAATGTTGAAAAAGCAGGTGAACTGGGAAGGCTGTATCACCTTGACAAGATATATCAGCTCGGTGACTCAATTTCTGATACTGGAAACCTTGTTTTAGAGAGTCCCCATGGCAGTGGTTTCTTGTTCACTAGACCCCCTTATGGCGAGACAACGTTTGGAAAACCTACTGGTCGATGTTCTAATGGGCTCCTCATGGTTGACTATTTCG CAACAGCATTTGGTCTTCCATACCTCGAACCTTACAAGAAAGCTCATGCAAACTTCAAACATGGGGTAAACTTTGCTGTTGCTGGAGCTACTGCTCTATCAGAAGAGGCATTGAAAGCTAAAAACATTACAAATCCAGCAACCAATAGTTCCCTTAGCGTGCAATTGGAATGGATGGCTTCCCACTTCAACTCCACTTGTCACGCCAAAGAAG GATGTTGGAACATGCTCAGAAGTGCCCTTTTCTTTGTTGGTGAGATTGGAGGCAATGACTATAACTATGGCTTCGTTCAAAGAAAAACCTTGGACGAGTTAACTGGTTTAGTGCCAGATGTTGTCCAAAGTATTACAGATGCTGTTCGG AGAGTCATTGGTTTTGGGGCAAGACGAGTTATTGTCCCTGGTAACTTCCCAATTGGCTGTCTTCCAATTTATCTCAGTAGCTTCCACACAAATAATTCAGCAGCATATGATGAAAAACACTGTCTCAAGGACTTAAACAACTTCGCTGAAATTCACAATGAAGTTCTAAAAGCATCAATCAACGTGTTGAAGAAAGAATATCCCTATGTCGACATTGTCTATGGTGACTACTACAACGCCTACTTGTGGCTCCTGTCTCATGCCAGGCGTCTAC GATTTGATAGAAATTCTTTACAAAAGGCTTGTTGTGGAAGTGGATCAGGGCCATACAATTTTGATCCTCGAAAGATGTGTGGGGCTGAAGGAGTTTCTGCATGTCCTAACCCTGATAAATACATAAGCTGGGATGGAATTCATTCAACACAACGATCATATAAGTACATTACAGGATATTTGTTGCGCTCCATCTTGCCTCAAATGAGGATGTTTCATCTTTGA